From Erigeron canadensis isolate Cc75 chromosome 8, C_canadensis_v1, whole genome shotgun sequence, one genomic window encodes:
- the LOC122579093 gene encoding two-component response regulator ARR1-like has translation MNLGSQLLVNKMPSVSSSGAVDVHVSDQFPAGLRVLVVDDDRTCLMILEGMLKKCKYEVTKCQRAEVALSLLRENRNGYDVVISDVHMPDMDGFKLLVHIGLEMDLPVIMMSADDSQSVVMKGVTHGACDYLIKPVRIQALRNIWQHVVRKKKHGWKDVEPSTSDGDQYQKQAGDPGYSSNEGQNGKITKKRKDDEDDDDDEADEREDSSSLKKPRVVWTQELHQQFVKAVHQLGFEKAVPKKILDLMNVPGLTRENVASHLQKFRLYLRRLSVSQQSGGINNPFMGNQDGGYRSISSLSEPELQALAASGQLSQLPACSLATLQATAFGRSGNLKSPISVPIVDQKNMFSFENPKLGYVHSQNWNGQISNTSKQTNPLYGIPVTMEPKQLAGLQRSFSCMNSQVLVPITGQSQSHVLKQPVLPGSITSQASPLMDYPMSHKRESIGISFPHGGNVGSSPIMSASNLQQERFVPSYGLSNNVNHNERQDWGLQGGNMTFNSSQHTNNMQEGLNVLQHNFTSGQNMGGVKEIFSTGERIGTRVADFPSRAKVENVDYVTSSQSFYPEIYRQDDLTAIFTQRRQQEAILQPENVFGFDWHSVDNLPA, from the exons ATGAATCTTGGTAGTCAATTATTAGTCAACAAAATGCCTAGTGTTTCCTCCTCCGGCGCCGTAGATGTCCATGTCTCCGATCAGTTTCCGGCTGGTCTGCGTGTCTTAGTTGTTGATGATGACAGAACTTGCCTCATGATCTTAGAAGGCATgttaaaaaagtgtaaatatgaAG TGACGAAATGCCAGAGAGCTGAAGTTGCCTTATCGTTATTAAGGGAAAATAGAAATGGATATGATGTGGTGATTAGTGATGTTCATATGCCTGACATGGATGGATTTAAACTACTTGTACACATTGGTCTTGAAATGGACCTTCCCGTTATCA TGATGTCAGCTGATGACAGCCAGAGTGTGGTAATGAAGGGTGTTACTCACGGGGCGTGCGATTACTTAATAAAACCCGTGCGTATACAGGCATTGCGTAACATCTGGCAGCACGTGGTTCGAAAAAAGAAGCATGGTTGGAAGGATGTTGAGCCATCAACTAGTGATGGTGACCAATATCAGAAACAGGCTGGAGATCCTGGCTATTCATCAAATGAAGGACAAAATGGTAAAATCACAAAGAAGAggaaagatgatgaagatgatgatgatgatgaagcggATGAAAGAGAAGATTCTTCTTCATTGAAGAAACCACGTGTTGTTTGGACACAAGAGCTTCATCAGCAGTTTGTTAAAGCTGTTCATCAGCTTGGATTTGAAA AGGCTGTCCCAAAGAAGATTTTGGACCTCATGAATGTTCCCGGACTGACACGAGAAAATGTCGCCAGCCATCTTCAG AAATTTCGTCTCTATCTTAGAAGACTTAGTGTGTCTCAGCAATCTGGTGGGATTAACAACCCGTTTATGGGTAACCAAGATGGAGGCTACAGGTCAATATCATCACTTAGTGAGCCTGAACTTCAAGCTCTAGCAGCTAGTGGTCAACTCAGTCAACTCCCTGCTTGTAGTCTTGCAACTCTCCAAGCCACGGCTTTTGGCAGGTCGGGTAACCTGAAATCTCCTATTTCCGTGCCCATAGTTGATCAAAAAAACATGTTTAGTTTCGAGAACCCAAAACTAGGATACGTCCACAGCCAAAACTGGAATGGGCAAATTAGTAATACCAGCAAGCAAACAAATCCACTTTATGGAATTCCCGTAACTATGGAGCCGAAGCAGCTTGCTGGTTTGCAACGTTCTTTCTCATGCATGAATAGTCAAGTTCTAGTTCCAATAACcggtcaaagtcaaagtcatGTCTTGAAACAGCCCGTACTACCCGGTTCTATAACGTCACAAGCCTCGCCTCTTATGGATTATCCTATGAGTCACAAAAGGGAGTCAATTGGGATTAGTTTTCCTCATGGGGGAAATGTGGGATCTTCACCCATTATGTCTGCATCCAACCTCCAACAAGAGCGGTTTGTTCCAAGTTATGGTCTTTCAAACAATGTGAATCATAACGAACGGCAAGATTGGGGTTTACAAGGTGGGAATATGACCTTTAACTCTTCTCAACATACAAATAACATGCAAGAAGGATTGAATGTACTTCAACATAATTTCACTTCTGGTCAAAATATGGGGGGTGTTAAGGAAATTTTCTCGACGGGCGAACGTATTGGGACCCGTGTTGCCGATTTTCCCTCACGGGCTAAGGTGGAAAATGTTGACTATGTGACCTCTAGTCAATCATTTTATCCTGAAATATACCGTCAAGATGATCTAACTGCAATTTTTACACAG AGACGGCAGCAAGAAGCCATTCTACAGCCAGAAAATGTATTTGGGTTTGATTGGCATTCTGTGGATAATCTCCCTGCATAA
- the LOC122579824 gene encoding COBRA-like protein 7, whose protein sequence is MSSTFLHFLFLFFTIITAQTPPPSLPPAPPPAPSSDACNGIFLSYTYISGSKIPPELTSDPAQQPYKFKSTLKVLNNAAEELKSWRVFVGFQNDEYLVSASNAVIADGSATLPGPVGNGTIFAGFPNADLKTAIETAGDLNQMSVRVGFVGTQFGVGSPDIPMPDDLFLVNDGFVCPTPTMQGSRVMEVCCTKNPDAITNITVPEEFLPRQEGDLTIMYDVIRTYESNYWAAVTIENHSPLGRLDNWNLTWDWMRDEFIGDIKGAYPFTRDSSGCIFGPQGSFYQNMDFSTVLNCERRPTLIDLPLEMTNNTQIGNIPFCCRNGTILPPTIDPSKSKSAFQIQVYKMPPDINRSELIPPQNFKISGRLNPDYTCGPPVRVSPSQFPDPSGLPGATAVSSWQVVCNITQAKDSTPKCCVSFSAYYNESIIPCPTCACGCKGKSPGACSATSPALFLPSQALLVPFDNRTTLATAWAHIKHRPVPNPIPCSDHCGVSINWHLLTDYRGGWSSRLTVFNWEDAAFVDWFVAVQNDKFTSGFEKVYSFNGTTLEVNGKNNTILMQGLPGLNYLVGEVDGANPQKDPRIPGKQQSVISFTKKNTPHINVANGDGFPTKVFFNGEECALPGILPTNGSNRSKSMGVLSIILTIIVQMLMHHW, encoded by the exons ATGTCTTCCACCTTCTTAcatttccttttccttttcttcaCAATCATCACTGCccaaacaccaccaccatcactaccACCAGCACCACCACCAGCGCCATCCTCCGACGCCTGCAACGGCATTTTCTTATCTTACACATACATTTCGGGTTCCAAAATCCCACCTGAACTAACATCCGACCCTGCCCAACAACCGTACAAGTTCAAATCAACGCTAAAAGTACTTAACAATGCGGCCGAGGAACTTAAGTCATGGAGGGTATTTGTGGGGTTTCAAAATGATGAGTATTTGGTTTCGGCTTCTAATGCTGTTATTGCTGATGGGTCTGCTACTCTTCCTGGCCCGGTTGGGAATGGGACCATTTTTGCTGGCTTTCCTAATGCTGATTTGAAAACTGCTATTGAGACTGCTGGTGATTTAAACCAAATGTCGGTCCGAGTTGGGTTCGTTGGTACGCAATTTGGCGTTGGGTCACCCGATATTCCTATGCCTGATGATCTTTTTCTTGTTAATGATGGCTTTGTTTGTCCTACACCTACTATGCAAg GGAGTAGAGTGATGGAGGTTTGCTGTACAAAAAATCCAGACGCAATAACAAATATAACCGTTCCAGAAGAGTTCCTGCCACGTCAGGAAGGCGACCTCACGATAATGTATGATGTCATCCGAACCTATGAATCTAATTACTGGGCTGCAGTCACCATAGAGAACCACAGTCCTCTAGGCCGGCTTGATAACTGGAATCTAACATGGGACTGGATGCGTGATGAGTTCATTGGCGATATCAAAGGCGCGTACCCCTTCACTCGTGACTCGTCAGGTTGCATATTCGGCCCACAGGGTTCATTTTATCAAAACATGGACTTTTCTACTGTTTTGAACTGTGAAAGACGGCCAACTTTGATTGATTTGCCTCTTGAGAtgaccaacaacacccaaataGGTAACATACCGTTTTGTTGCCGGAATGGTACGATCTTGCCGCCAACTATTGACCCGAGCAAGTCAAAGTCGGCGTTTCAGATACAAGTCTACAAGATGCCACCAGATATTAACCGATCAGAACTCATCCCACCACAAAACTTTAAGATAAGTGGTCGGTTGAACCCGGATTATACATGTGGTCCACCAGTTCGGGTCAGCCCGAGTCAGTTCCCAGACCCTAGTGGTCTACCTGGTGCAACTGCAGTATCAAGCTGGCAAGTGGTGTGTAATATAACACAAGCTAAGGATTCAACTCCTAAATGTTGTGTGTCGTTCTCGGCCTACTACAACGAGTCGATCATACCGTGCCCGACTTGTGCGTGTGGGTGCAAGGGTAAAAGTCCCGGGGCATGTAGTGCAACTTCACCAGCATTGTTTCTTCCATCTCAGGCTCTTTTGGTCCCATTTGATAACCGAACCACACTTGCTACTGCTTGGGCTCACATCAAACACCGACCCGTACCAAACCCAATACCCTGTTCAGACCACTGTGGGGTTAGTATCAACTGGCACTTGCTTACGGACTATCGAGGTGGATGGTCTTCTAGACTTACTGTTTTCAACTGGGAGGATGCTGCTTTTGTTGATTGGTTTGTTGCAGTTCAAAATGACAAATTTACATCTGGGTTCGAGAAAGTGTATTCATTTAATGGCACGACTCTTGAGGTAAACGGGAAAAATAACACGATTTTAATGCAGGGTTTACCTGGACTGAACTATTTAGTTGGGGAAGTAGATGGGGCTAACCCGCAAAAAGACCCACGCATACCAGGTAAACAACAATCGGTTATATCTTTCACAAAGAAAAATACACCACACATAAATGTAGCTAATGGCGACGGGTTTCCAACTAAAGTATTCTTTAATGGGGAAGAATGTGCACTTCCTGGAATACTTCCGACAAATGGTTCTAACCGTAGCAAGTCCATGGGGGTTCTGTCGATAATTCTAACTATCATCGTCCAGATGTTAATGCACCATTGGTAG
- the LOC122579253 gene encoding leucine-rich repeat extensin-like protein 5: MDVSSQKVNTFFMSILIIIFLASHFTLVTPTPTSSSTWVGSKYNIECTMCASCDNPCNQQPPTPSTPIYPPPPPSTNYYYSPPPPTTGSNTGGGGGYYNSPPSQGVYFYYPPPSYKNNYPTPGPRNPITGYYPYYSNSPNSMLPSSTAGVDFSGATLLLLVLSTFCMLFL; the protein is encoded by the coding sequence ATGGATGTCTCAAGTCAAAAAGTCAACACATTTTTCATGTCCATTCTCATCATAATCTTTCTAGCTTCTCATTTTACACTTGTAACTCCAACTCCAACATCATCATCCACATGGGTTGGTTCAAAATACAATATTGAATGCACAATGTGTGCCTCTTGTGACAATCCATGCAACCAAcaaccaccaacaccatcaaCACCAATATAccctccaccaccaccttccACCAACTACTACTACTCTCCACCACCTCCCACCACCGGATCCAACaccggcggtggtggtggctaCTACAACTCACCACCAAGTCAAGGTGTTTACTTTTACTACCCACCACCATCTTACAAAAACAACTATCCTACCCCTGGACCACGAAACCCCATCACTGGTTACTACCCATACTATTCCAACTCTCCAAACTCCATGCTACCGTCGTCAACTGCCGGAGTCGATTTTTCCGGTGCCACCCTTTTGTTACTAGTACTATCTACCTTTTGTATGTTGTTTCTTTAA